The genomic DNA AACTCTATGACCTGGAAATTTTAACCTATTGACGTTAGCTTGTTTACGAGCTCTCTTGGTCACTCATCCTTGGAAGACAATGTGTTTCGTTCCTTTGAATTAAGGAATAGAGCCAATCCCCGCTTTCCCAGGCCTCCAGGGCCGCCTCGTGATCCACAGGGAGGAGGACATTTCCTCCCCCTCATCAGGTTTGCCTGGTTTCCATGGCCACCTCAGCAGCTCCAAAGGCCTGGGGACTGCAAGGCTAACCCACCTGTGCCACCTcaattccctcttttttcttttgttgtaacaACATAGCCTTCCATAGGGTGGCGAAAGAGCTCTGTGTAGGTCGAAGATGacaaaaatataagagaataaaacaaataactaCAACAAGCAAGACAAGGCCAATGCCCCCAGCAGTGTGTCCCAGACTTTGTATAATTCCCTTTGCGTCTAGCCCTTCTAAATGCTtatctaaatttttaagaaatatatctgCCAAAGTCGCAGCGTCCTCAGTTTGGAATGATTTTCCAAACACTTCTTGTACATTAGTCTGCAGATTATTAATCATATCTATGGCGGAAGAATTACCTTCCAGATAATTTTGAACGATATTCCATTCATGTTGAgactcattatattttaaattagttacACAAAAAGTTGTAGAATTCCAATCACAATGTAGCCAGATTTGTCGTTCTAAAGTTAGTACCTTTTTTCCCAaccaacccacagtttgttttaaaacatcaatTTGTGTTTGCAACCGAGTATCTATCATAGTTTGAGAAAGCCATAAATCCCGAGAAGCATGATGCCAGGTTTCTACAAAATGTTTAGTTTGTAATGAAGTATGTAACGCAACCCCTGAAATTGCAGCCAATGTAGTGACAGTAattagactcaaaatggttgctACTATTAAACTGAGAAATCTTTTAGTATGttgtaaaattttcttaaaaaattccaATACAAACACATCTACAGGATTTTGAGCCCAATGCCTTTCTAAATTCACAGGGAGCCATATATGATAGCGTTGCTGCAATATCATAATGACATAATCTGACCCGACAAACCCCGAGGTATTAAGGCAAGGATATAATTGACAGTTTGTACAGCTAATTCCATTATTAAAATCAACTCTTCCTACCAAGAAAAGGTAAGGCAAAGGTACACAGGCTGTAAcattagtttctttaaaagaagtaaaGGTATAATTAGCTGGGGAGTTGGCAGTGCCAACATATTGTCCCTGATACAATCGAATAGGTTTGAGAGCAGCTGCAATCTTCCAAAGGTGTGTTTGAACATGTTCAGGAAATTTTCGATGTGCGATTCGAGGATCTGCAATTCCGCCGTCTCCCCAAGCCATGAGACGATCACTCGGTATTGTTTCTATCAGACTCTTCAGTGCTTGACTCTTCCTCGATGGCATCCTGTAAGATAATAAAGGACTACAATATGTTTTATTCCATTCAGAACAATTTGTAAGAAATTGACCATAAGGCCCCCACATGATGAAATCCTTATAATGCTTTGCAAACTTTCCAACACATTCTTGCCATACAAACGGCTTATATCCGTGTTCCCGATATGTAAAATCAGGACAagtaggaagggagggaaattctACAAAAGTAATGTCTTCCCAAGTCATATTTAAAGACCAGGCTTCAAGCCTTTGTAGTTGGGTCCTAGAAGTAAGAGTATTATTACCAGGCAGAATCCAATTTTGCCAATCCATCTCCAAACAAGGAGAAGGTCCTAAACATATGTATGGGCCATCCCCtttataagagaaattaaaaggagCACCATCATCGCGATTAAGAGAGGTAAAGTTTTTCCAAGGTGGAGATAATAGTGGAGGAACTGTATAGATAGAGATATCCGGAGAGCCCCAGGGGGTAGGCTCCATCATTGGAGGATTAGGTATATAGGCCCAATAGCTTACATTAGTGACCTCAGCAGAAGAAGAGACAGTGAGTAGGGCACACATGGCCAAAAACAGATTCTCAGGTGAATGGGCTTTTCCTGTACGCTGCAAAAGACTTTGCCCTTCCCCACTAAGCTTTTTAATCTGTCCCCAAGTAGGAAAAGTAATAGCAAACGTATGACGATGGCGACGAGGACTCAGGCTCAGTTGTGCCATAGCTTGTACTGGAAAATCAAAACTTGGAGCGCGATCCTTTCGTCGGTACGGCACCGTCCGAATTGGTCCGCGGTTGGAGCCACCGGG from Neomonachus schauinslandi unplaced genomic scaffold, ASM220157v2 HiC_scaffold_1833, whole genome shotgun sequence includes the following:
- the LOC110574818 gene encoding endogenous retrovirus group K member 113 Env polyprotein-like — translated: MAQLSLSPRRHRHTFAITFPTWGQIKKLSGEGQSLLQRTGKAHSPENLFLAMCALLTVSSSAEVTNVSYWAYIPNPPMMEPTPWGSPDISIYTVPPLLSPPWKNFTSLNRDDGAPFNFSYKGDGPYICLGPSPCLEMDWQNWILPGNNTLTSRTQLQRLEAWSLNMTWEDITFVEFPSLPTCPDFTYREHGYKPFVWQECVGKFAKHYKDFIMWGPYGQFLTNCSEWNKTYCSPLLSYRMPSRKSQALKSLIETIPSDRLMAWGDGGIADPRIAHRKFPEHVQTHLWKIAAALKPIRLYQGQYVGTANSPANYTFTSFKETNVTACVPLPYLFLVGRVDFNNGISCTNCQLYPCLNTSGFVGSDYVIMILQQRYHIWLPVNLERHWAQNPVDVFVLEFFKKILQHTKRFLSLIVATILSLITVTTLAAISGVALHTSLQTKHFVETWHHASRDLWLSQTMIDTRLQTQIDVLKQTVGWLGKKVLTLERQIWLHCDWNSTTFCVTNLKYNESQHEWNIVQNYLEGNSSAIDMINNLQTNVQEVFGKSFQTEDAATLADIFLKNLDKHLEGLDAKGIIQSLGHTAGGIGLVLLVVVICFILLYFCHLRPTQSSFATLWKAMLLQQKKKEGIEVAQ